TCGAGTACGCCTTCCCCTTCATGGAAGAAAACGAATATGGAGAACTGGAAGGGATTGCCCACCGGGGTGATTTCGACCTGCGTTCCCACATGGAAGGAAAGCTGGTAAGAGAAGGCGATCAGCTGGTGGTTGAAAAGAACGAGCATGGTCAGCCTAAGTACAAGGGGAGCGGGAAAGATCTGACCTACTTTGACGATCAGACGCGCGAACGGTTCATTCCACACGTGATTGAACCGGCTGCAGGGGCCGACCGGGCCACTCTGGCGTTCCTGTGTGAAGCGTATTACGAAGACGAACAACCTGATGATAAGGGGGAGATGCAGTCTCGTACCGTCATGCAGTTCCATCCCAAACTGGCACCGGTGAAAGCAGCTGTATTCCCGCTGATTAAAAAGGCGGGTATGCCGGAAGTTGCTGCCGACATTTACGGGAAGTTGAAAAAGGCCGGTATCCAGGCTGTCTACGATCAACAGGGAGCCATCGGGCGTCGTTATCGGCGTCAGGACGAGATCGGAACACCTTTCTGCTTGACAGTGGATGGGGATACCGAACAGGATAACTGTGTGACCATGCGTGATCGTGATTCGCTGAAACAGGAGCGAATTCCCATCGATGATATCGTGGCGGAAGTTCAACGGCGCATTCACGGCTAAGAGCCAGCCCCCGTTTTAACTGTAACCAGACATCAGTATATATGAGGAGCCTGACATGGCAGACAAGAAGATAGACCGCCGCGATTTTGGGAAATATCTGGCCGGTGGAACTGCCGCCTTTCTGACAGGGACAGCCAATGCGGCTGACAAACAACCCCTGGTCGATGGCGTGACGCGTCCCTCAAATACGCTGATTCTGGATGGAGGCGGGCAATCGGTCTGGAATTCCACCGCGCAACATGTTCGTACTCGCGGTTGGGTTTCCCCAGACGGGAAGGTGTTTCACGAAGCCGCCCGGAATATTCCCATCCAGGAAGAAGACGATGTGATTGTCTGTGGTGGTGGCCCGGCTGGTTTTGCCGCCGCCCTGGCAGCAGCACGCAGCGGAGCCAAAACGCGACTGCTGGAAGTGAATGGTTGTGTGGGAGGTGTCTGGACCGCTGGTGCGTTGACGCTGATTATCGATGCTCAGAAGAAGCCGGGCATCATGCATGAGATTCTGGAAAAACTCGAAGAACGTGATGCAAGCAACGTCTTAAATAACGGGTCGGTCGCCTACGACACCGAAAAAACCAAGCTCCTGCTCGAAGACATGCTGCTGGAAGCGGGAGTCAAGATTCAGCTGCATACCCGCGTGGTTGGGGCTGTGACAGACATCAACAATCGTCTGTCGGTAATTGTCACTGAATCGAAGTCGGGTCGACAGGCCTGGCGGGCGAAGTCATTCATTGACTGTACCGGTGACGGTGATATGGCAGCTCAGGCCGGCTGTGGCTATGAGTTCGGGCAGCCCGGTACCGGGCTCACCCAGCCGATGAGTCTGATGGTATTGCTGACCGGCGTAACGACAGACGGGATTGCCCAGTTTGTCCGCGGCGATGCAGAACCCCGCAAACTGGGGAATCCCAAGAAGAATCTGCTGGCAGAGTTTCAGCGGGCTGGT
The genomic region above belongs to Gimesia chilikensis and contains:
- a CDS encoding FAD-dependent oxidoreductase, whose protein sequence is MADKKIDRRDFGKYLAGGTAAFLTGTANAADKQPLVDGVTRPSNTLILDGGGQSVWNSTAQHVRTRGWVSPDGKVFHEAARNIPIQEEDDVIVCGGGPAGFAAALAAARSGAKTRLLEVNGCVGGVWTAGALTLIIDAQKKPGIMHEILEKLEERDASNVLNNGSVAYDTEKTKLLLEDMLLEAGVKIQLHTRVVGAVTDINNRLSVIVTESKSGRQAWRAKSFIDCTGDGDMAAQAGCGYEFGQPGTGLTQPMSLMVLLTGVTTDGIAQFVRGDAEPRKLGNPKKNLLAEFQRAGVDPSYGGPTIFRVRDGLFAMMANHEYGTLSIDAAHVTDATLQARREVHKLVNSLKKLGDPWTNLEIIATAEQIGTREGRRILGRYYVSSEDLKNGARFDDAICHVRFGIDVHSTNPGKTKAIEKKPFKSKPYDIPLRALIARDVNGLMMAGRCISGDFIAHSSYRVTGNAVAMGEAAGVASAVAATSDKMPHEVPFSAVSKQLAQIRGEDQQQVKS